In one window of Procambarus clarkii isolate CNS0578487 chromosome 63, FALCON_Pclarkii_2.0, whole genome shotgun sequence DNA:
- the LOC123769498 gene encoding digestive cysteine proteinase 1-like, with product MKVVALLLCGLAVAAAHPTWEEFKTIHSRKYVDAEEEQYRRSVFEHNLQYVKEFNEKYERGEVTFNLAMNQFGDMTNEEFNAVMKGYKKESNPEPDSVFTPTGRIPRAATVDWRNQGAVTGVKDQGQCGSCWSFSATGSLEGQHYLKTGKLISLSEQQLVDCAGGIYFNQGCNGGWVNQAFKYIKAHGSVTEASYPYEAIDDVCRFDSNDVVATLTGYVAIPEGDEAALLEASANIGPISVAIDASRLSFQLYNSGVYYESRCSSTTLDHAVLVVGYGTESGETYWLVKNSWGTGWGISGYIHMARNRSNNCGIATDASYPLV from the exons ATGAAGGTCGTAGCATTGCTTCTGTGTGGCTTGGCTGTGGCGGCCGCCCATCCTACTTGGGAGGAATTTAAG ACCATCCATAGCCGCAAGTATGTTGACGCAGAGGAGGAACAGTACCGCAGGAGCGTGTTCGAACATAACCTTCAGTACGTCAAAGAGTTCAACGAGAAGTATGAGAGGGGCGAAGTTACCTTCAACCTGGCAATGAACCAATTTGGTGACATG ACGAATGAAGAATTCAACGCTGTGATGAAGGGGTACAAAAAGGAGTCTAACCCAGAGCCTGACAGCGTGTTCACTCCCACAGGAAGGATCCCAAGGGCAGCAACTGTGGACTGGCGTAACCAGGGAGCCGTGACTGGTGTCAAGGACCAGGGACAATGTGGATCATGCTGGTCTTTCTCTGCG ACTGGTTCCTTGGAGGGTCAGCACTACCTTAAGACCGGCAAGCTGATCAGTCTCTCCGAGCAGCAGCTGGTCGACTGCGCCGGCGGTATTTACTTCAACCAGGGATGCAACGGTGGATGGGTGAACCAGGCCTTCAAGTACATCAAGGCTCATGGTTCTGTCACTGAGGCTTCCTACCCTTACGAGGCTATT GATGATGTCTGCCGTTTCGATTCCAACGACGTCGTCGCCACATTAACTGGTTATGTGGCCATTCCTGAAGGAGATGAAGCCGCTCTGCTGGAAGCCTCTGCCAACATTGGTCCCATCTCAGTTGCCATTGATGCATCACGACTTTCATTCCAGCTTTATAACAGCG GTGTCTACTATGAGTCGAGGTGCTCGTCAACCACCCTGGACCACGCTGTACTGGTAGTGGGCTACGGAACTGAGAGCGGAGAGACCTACTGGCTCGTCAAGAACTCCTGGGGCACCGGCTGGGGCATCAGCGGGTACATTCATATGGCTCGTAACAGGAGCAACAACTGTGGTATTGCCACTGATGCCTCCTACCCATTGGTGTAA